The window ATTATAGTATAGATGAGGGGAAATCTGTATcttaaaactttataaaaaagcTCTAACACATTTGGAAAGTGTATACACACTGAAAGATATATTTGTCTTGAAACAATTGAAAAGTGATAGTAAGTTTATGCATAATATCCGTAACGACTCTTTATACATTTACTATATCATCACTGGCTTTAACAAAACAAGCTCAGATTGTGAGGAGTATTATTCTGTCCGGAGTGTCAGATGTCTTGGGTTCAAGTCCAAATGCGGaccatgtttattttttatctcATTCCATGTTTTGGTTGTTGGTGTAGGGACCATACCAATATTAGTGTGTAACGGTTTTAGCAATTAAGCCATAAATAACTCAATGCAAAAAACTCCATCAGTTATACTATTCGTACTATTTCTTGCTTTTGTGCCGAATaactttatcaattttttttacagcttgTCTACCAGGATCCTATGGCATCAACTGCGCCTTCCCTTGTTCATCGTTATGTTTGAAGTCCGAGTATGGTTCCTGCCGCCCTGCAGACGGTCGATGTACATGCCTATCGGGATACTTTGGAGTCATGTGCAAAGAGGGTAGGTACTAGACTTTAGTATTTGAATTATGAATACCAATATATTAAAAGGAAATAATGTGTTCGTACCTTACACTTGGTTTAAAGGTGGGTTGATTCACAAGAATGGGATCACCTCAAGTAAAAGGgtttttgttctctcttttttttatccaaagattttttttttatagtaaaacTTTGCATAACAATAAcagtttcttaatttttttctgtgagtaattttttgtttcttcttttcttcATCTGGTTATTACCAGAGTGTCCCTCTGACCGGTATGGTCCCGACTGCCAGCACCGATGTAGCTGTTCAGACACGGCggcgtcgtgtgacaaggaaaCGGGGCTGTGTCGATGCGATCCCGGACAAAGGAACGAGCAGTGTCTAATGGCGATGAGTTCAAGATGTGAGTTGTGAGATGCAATATATTGCCCACTTTCctcaaacaaatttgtaaaggaAATGCAATAAGTGTTAATTTATCAGCTTtgaaattgttgtttaaaaacagcATTGATTTTTAAAGtcacccttaaaaaaaaaaaaaattgtttgctcAGTGCGTGATCATCCGCGATGGCATAACTGAACATTCATATGCCCTGCTATGAAAAGCTTCAATCCACAGGCCTTCATTTTTTTAAGGATACAAAGAAGTACATTTTATATTTATGAAGAGTTACAAAGTTTTATCGTTTTCCAAACAAAggatcacaatttttttttttcattattaaatCTCACATTTAGTTTGGAAGGACCTAAGAAACGCCCTAAAATAATGAGTTTCCATTTTTGTTAGGGAAAGGGCCCGTGTTCAGCAATGTTCCGgttctaataaaaataattacagaaGGTTGCTTTTCAGATGTGAGTATGTCAattttatgtatgtttttttctccttctaTTTTACAGCCGATGGCTACACAAGATCATCACATCCTTTGACATTGCTGTTGTTCTCGTTGTTCCACTTCTTTACGTACAGCTAACGGTCAGCAGAACCTACTACCTTGAAGGGCGCCACCTCATGAACTATTTTGGACACTTGGGAAGTTATCAAATTAGTGGATGCACTTGTTTATTCCCCCTTGAAACTTTGCAATTAAGAACATCGGATAAATGATTTCCTTGCAAGGTTTTGCTCATGATTGTATTCCTCAATGATTAGACAAGGCTCTTAAGCcaaaatcttaaagtcacctggaagtggtattttttcaaaataaagcttttgccactaataattatatgtgttttgatgagtggaatgtgaatacagttaactaaggttttaaaaaatcagttcttatgttatttacaaatttaagagtagaccccgacccgagagggcgctgttcgtgacgtcaatcgaggcagactttgcctgtaatgcgtagagtaaacacaattgcaaagtacatgtacggaccaagtcgtgagtttgaacgtttcaaaaaaatatttttttgtttttttccggcaatgccgaccaggtgtattgctgctgaatgcagaaaaacactttttgaaacgtaccaactcacgacttggacgtacatgtactttgcatgtgtgtttactatacgcattgcaggcaaagtctgcctcgattgacgtcacaataggggtaggcggagtcagccccccaaacaactttatatattttttaaacatataaatcgtgacaaacaattactaaaaaaaattgttttagtgttcgtaagcatatactcttatgtttgaaaagggaaaacaaatctatttccaggtgactttaaggatTAAAGATGAAATGTTTGAAGCCAATTTCATGATAGGGCTGTTTTAGCAGAGAATCTACTATAAGTCATTACAATCGTAAAGAActacaacaaggtttttttcgtTGAATATTAAACAAAGGAACACAATTTTACGGGTTTTATTATGAAATCTGACATGTTAGCTTGCAAGGGCGCAAGAAACTTGAGGGGCCATTAGCAGAGAATCCAGTCCGTTAGGCCCTCATGTACGTGAAATTGTAttagtaatgtaatgtttttgtggtgagcatgattttgttgtgcttagctctaTGTATATATATGGGAAGGAAGGAGGTATTTTTCCTAATCTATTTACGTCTAAATACCCTTATATAAGCCTATGCGAGAATCTATATGAGTTTGCACTAATGCTACGTGGCCCATAGTTCAACATCATTTGcttgtaa of the Asterias rubens chromosome 3, eAstRub1.3, whole genome shotgun sequence genome contains:
- the LOC117287971 gene encoding multiple epidermal growth factor-like domains protein 11, which codes for MCKPCLPGSYGINCAFPCSSLCLKSEYGSCRPADGRCTCLSGYFGVMCKEECPSDRYGPDCQHRCSCSDTAASCDKETGLCRCDPGQRNEQCLMAMSSRSDGYTRSSHPLTLLLFSLFHFFTYS